In Nitrobacteraceae bacterium AZCC 1564, the following proteins share a genomic window:
- a CDS encoding pimeloyl-ACP methyl ester carboxylesterase (product_source=COG0596; cath_funfam=3.40.50.1820; cog=COG0596; pfam=PF12697; superfamily=53474): protein MSDSLPVVLVPGLACSPRVFVSQLPALWQHGPVTVASPLRDNTMEGIAKHILDGAPPRFALAGHSMGGYVCLEIWRQAPERVARLALLNTYSRPDPSEAVEHRRGWIAEVKQGGYRAVLERLFADAVHPKLVNDAALRQLILDMGNEVGPDAFMRQVEAIMTRADARRLLASITCPTLVLTSDTDRSVPNQASFAMADAIPGAKLVTIPECGHLPSLEKPEALTTALLDWLAM from the coding sequence ATGTCTGACTCGCTTCCCGTCGTTCTTGTCCCCGGCCTTGCTTGTTCGCCGCGCGTTTTCGTCTCGCAGCTTCCAGCCCTTTGGCAGCACGGCCCGGTGACTGTCGCCAGTCCTTTGCGCGACAACACAATGGAGGGAATCGCAAAGCACATCCTTGACGGTGCACCGCCTCGTTTCGCGCTCGCCGGCCATTCCATGGGCGGTTATGTCTGCCTCGAGATCTGGCGGCAGGCGCCGGAGCGGGTCGCGCGGCTGGCACTTCTGAACACCTATTCGCGGCCTGATCCATCCGAGGCGGTAGAGCATCGGCGGGGCTGGATCGCGGAAGTTAAGCAAGGCGGCTATCGAGCCGTGCTCGAACGCCTGTTCGCTGATGCCGTGCACCCGAAGCTGGTGAATGACGCGGCGCTGAGGCAGTTGATCCTCGATATGGGCAACGAGGTCGGGCCCGATGCCTTCATGCGGCAAGTTGAGGCCATCATGACGCGGGCTGACGCCCGCCGCCTGCTCGCATCGATCACATGTCCGACGCTGGTACTCACCAGCGACACCGATCGTTCAGTCCCGAACCAGGCTTCGTTCGCGATGGCTGATGCAATACCGGGCGCAAAGCTTGTGACCATTCCAGAGTGCGGTCATCTGCCTTCGCTTGAGAAGCCGGAAGCGCTCACAACAGCGCTGTTGGACTGGCTCGCCATGTGA
- a CDS encoding putative N-formylglutamate amidohydrolase (product_source=COG3931; cog=COG3931; pfam=PF05013; superfamily=53187) yields MLQQNLSNISLLLEADEVSPVLEENADSQSPFFFTCDHYGRLIPRALGDLGVAESELERHIAWDIGIAGVATALAKELGVHLIAQRYSRLVIDCNRPFKSAGSVPLISEATEIPGNSGLTREQITARQQSIFAPYHARIAQALNARKAGGLPTILVALHSFTPVYAGIPRPWHIGTLYHYDDRLPHLLRDKLRAEGDLVVGDNEPYAVSDTTDYTIPVHGEKRGLMHTGIEIRQDLIMDQAGQHEWAERLARILREIEEALHARKLIPV; encoded by the coding sequence ATGCTCCAGCAAAACCTCAGCAATATCTCTCTTCTCCTCGAAGCCGATGAAGTCTCGCCGGTACTTGAGGAAAATGCCGACAGCCAATCGCCCTTCTTTTTTACATGCGATCACTACGGGCGGCTCATTCCCCGTGCGCTAGGCGATCTCGGCGTAGCCGAAAGCGAGCTGGAGCGGCACATTGCCTGGGACATCGGCATAGCCGGTGTCGCGACGGCGCTGGCAAAAGAGCTGGGTGTGCATTTGATCGCACAGCGATATTCACGCCTTGTGATCGATTGCAACCGGCCGTTCAAGAGTGCGGGCTCGGTGCCGCTGATCAGCGAAGCCACGGAAATTCCCGGCAACAGCGGTTTGACACGCGAGCAAATCACGGCACGGCAGCAGTCGATCTTCGCGCCCTACCACGCGCGCATCGCCCAGGCACTCAATGCGCGCAAGGCGGGTGGATTACCCACGATTTTGGTGGCGCTCCACTCTTTCACGCCGGTCTATGCCGGGATTCCCCGGCCCTGGCACATCGGCACGCTCTATCACTATGATGATCGGCTGCCGCACCTGTTGCGGGACAAACTTCGTGCTGAAGGCGACCTCGTGGTCGGCGACAACGAGCCTTATGCAGTGAGCGACACCACCGACTACACAATTCCTGTGCATGGCGAGAAACGCGGCCTGATGCACACCGGCATCGAAATCCGGCAAGACCTGATCATGGACCAGGCTGGACAGCACGAATGGGCCGAACGCCTCGCCCGCATCCTGCGTGAGATCGAAGAAGCTCTCCATGCAAGAAAGCTGATCCCCGTGTAG
- a CDS encoding gamma-glutamylcyclotransferase (GGCT)/AIG2-like uncharacterized protein YtfP (product_source=COG2105; cath_funfam=3.10.490.10; cog=COG2105; pfam=PF06094; superfamily=110857) codes for MLERLFVYGTLKRESSLPLAQELNRSATFEGEARFNGRLYLVSHFPAAIPSDRPDEWVHGELFVVRDPGFLVTLDRYEECGPEDIQPTEFRRLAQTVLNSRGESVEAWMYVYNRPVTDLRRIASGQFSPGTAAG; via the coding sequence ATGTTGGAGCGTTTGTTTGTCTACGGCACGTTGAAGCGTGAATCGTCTCTCCCGCTGGCGCAGGAATTGAACCGGAGCGCCACGTTTGAGGGCGAGGCCCGCTTCAACGGAAGGCTTTATCTGGTTTCGCACTTTCCCGCCGCTATACCGTCGGACAGGCCTGACGAGTGGGTTCATGGTGAGCTGTTCGTAGTTCGCGATCCTGGTTTTCTTGTGACGCTGGACCGCTACGAGGAGTGCGGTCCAGAGGATATCCAGCCGACAGAATTTAGGCGCCTGGCTCAGACTGTCTTGAATAGCCGCGGGGAAAGCGTCGAGGCGTGGATGTACGTCTACAACCGTCCGGTCACTGATCTTCGGCGTATCGCATCCGGTCAATTCAGTCCGGGCACCGCTGCTGGATAG
- a CDS encoding putative MFS family arabinose efflux permease (product_source=COG2814; cath_funfam=1.20.1250.20; cog=COG2814; pfam=PF07690; superfamily=103473; transmembrane_helix_parts=Inside_1_16,TMhelix_17_36,Outside_37_50,TMhelix_51_73,Inside_74_84,TMhelix_85_107,Outside_108_111,TMhelix_112_134,Inside_135_140,TMhelix_141_159,Outside_160_168,TMhelix_169_191,Inside_192_222,TMhelix_223_245,Outside_246_254,TMhelix_255_277,Inside_278_283,TMhelix_284_303,Outside_304_306,TMhelix_307_329,Inside_330_345,TMhelix_346_368,Outside_369_372,TMhelix_373_392,Inside_393_402): protein MSSSSQTGSSTGGPRPWLILSLAMAGGATVANLYYAQPLIGQIGNSFGVDVSAAGLIVTVLQLGYVAGLFFIVPLGDLIENKRLILITLAGVIVSLIAAATAINIWVFIAASLLLGLTATATQMIVPIAAHLTPENRRGQVVGTVVSGLLLGILLARPLSTLFGGQFGWRAMYGLSGAVMCVALLIMALALPRRHPKHSLSYSTLIASLWHLLLTTPVLQRRAVYQAFFFGAFTMFWTAVPLLLEAPPFSLGHVALSAVMLSGVIGAFIAPLAGRLADKGHGQAVTGISIGLLAITFVLTWLGSSGSLVLFIIAGITLDAGTQANLVVGQKAIYALPAEIRSRLNALYLAIFFLGGAVGSALSGFAVTRGGNAAFSAIGLGFAAFAFALFVTEFRRARGCAG, encoded by the coding sequence ATGTCGTCTTCTTCGCAAACGGGCTCCTCGACCGGAGGACCCCGCCCCTGGCTTATTCTGTCGCTTGCCATGGCGGGCGGCGCAACTGTCGCAAACCTTTATTACGCCCAGCCGCTGATTGGACAGATCGGCAACTCCTTCGGCGTCGACGTCTCGGCAGCCGGATTGATCGTCACGGTTCTGCAGCTCGGCTACGTCGCCGGACTGTTCTTTATCGTGCCATTAGGCGACCTGATCGAGAACAAGCGGCTGATCCTGATCACGCTTGCGGGCGTGATCGTCAGCCTGATCGCGGCAGCCACCGCCATCAACATATGGGTCTTCATCGCAGCATCGCTGTTGCTCGGGCTCACCGCAACGGCCACGCAGATGATCGTGCCGATCGCCGCCCATCTCACTCCCGAAAACAGGCGCGGCCAGGTCGTCGGCACCGTGGTCAGCGGCCTGTTGTTGGGCATCCTGCTGGCGCGTCCGCTTTCTACACTGTTTGGCGGACAATTCGGCTGGCGTGCGATGTACGGCCTCTCTGGAGCCGTGATGTGCGTCGCGCTCCTGATCATGGCGCTTGCGCTTCCCCGGCGACATCCCAAACATAGCCTGTCCTACAGCACTTTGATCGCGTCACTGTGGCACCTGCTGCTGACCACGCCGGTCCTGCAAAGGCGTGCCGTGTATCAGGCGTTCTTCTTTGGCGCTTTCACGATGTTCTGGACCGCTGTGCCGCTGCTGCTAGAGGCACCACCGTTTTCGTTGGGCCACGTCGCATTGTCTGCGGTGATGCTGAGCGGCGTGATCGGCGCGTTTATCGCGCCACTCGCCGGACGCCTGGCGGATAAGGGCCATGGCCAGGCCGTGACCGGCATCTCCATCGGCCTGCTTGCCATCACCTTTGTCCTGACGTGGCTCGGCAGCTCAGGATCATTGGTGTTGTTTATCATCGCCGGAATTACGCTCGATGCCGGCACCCAGGCCAACCTCGTCGTTGGGCAAAAAGCCATCTACGCGCTGCCGGCCGAAATCCGCAGCCGGCTGAACGCGCTTTATCTTGCCATCTTCTTTCTCGGCGGCGCGGTCGGATCGGCACTGAGCGGCTTTGCGGTCACGCGCGGCGGCAATGCTGCTTTTAGTGCGATCGGACTTGGATTTGCGGCCTTCGCATTTGCGCTGTTCGTGACGGAATTTCGGAGAGCGCGCGGCTGCGCGGGTTGA
- a CDS encoding nicotinamidase-related amidase (product_source=COG1335; cath_funfam=3.40.50.850; cog=COG1335; pfam=PF00857; superfamily=52499), which yields MTSAPKTLLQIAGAPLHPSALDKSALVIIDAQLEYTKGNLPLDGVDNAILEAQKLLTLARNSGVPVFHIVQHAPAGRPLFDEAGPYAAIVRELTPAAEEVVVRKSLPNAFAGTDLDALVKSTGRTELILAGFMTHMCVSATARAALDLKYRTTIVANATATRDLPDPLGGTIPASVVHRVALTELSDRFAIVVKDTAALTAAAKAA from the coding sequence ATGACTTCAGCTCCGAAAACGCTGCTCCAGATCGCTGGTGCGCCGCTCCATCCCAGCGCGCTCGACAAATCCGCACTCGTGATCATCGACGCCCAGTTGGAATACACCAAGGGCAACCTGCCGCTCGACGGCGTCGACAACGCAATCCTCGAAGCGCAGAAGCTGCTGACACTGGCGCGCAACAGCGGCGTGCCGGTGTTTCACATCGTTCAGCATGCGCCGGCGGGCCGCCCGCTGTTCGACGAGGCCGGACCCTACGCTGCGATCGTGCGCGAGCTAACGCCCGCGGCCGAGGAAGTGGTGGTGCGCAAGAGTTTGCCCAACGCATTCGCTGGCACCGATCTGGACGCACTGGTGAAGAGCACCGGTCGCACCGAGCTGATCCTTGCGGGCTTCATGACCCACATGTGCGTCAGCGCCACCGCGCGCGCTGCGCTCGACCTGAAGTACCGGACGACGATTGTCGCCAATGCCACCGCAACGCGTGACCTGCCTGATCCGCTCGGCGGCACAATTCCCGCGAGCGTCGTCCATCGCGTGGCGCTGACCGAACTCTCGGATCGTTTCGCCATCGTGGTGAAAGACACCGCTGCGCTGACGGCGGCAGCCAAAGCCGCTTGA
- a CDS encoding DNA primase (product_source=KO:K02316; cath_funfam=3.40.1360.10,3.90.580.10,3.90.980.10; cog=COG0358; ko=KO:K02316; pfam=PF01807,PF08275,PF13662; smart=SM00400; superfamily=56731,57783; tigrfam=TIGR01391), with protein sequence MGGPIAASSYIHARLQRLSDFMRFTPQFLDELRARLPVSEVVGRRVKLKKAGKEWKGLSPFHQEKTPSFTVNDQKGFYHDFSSGRHGDIIRFVMETEGVSFPEAVERLASMAGMALPAVTPDAARHEQRRKTLYDVMDLAAKFFAETLASRNGAKARGYLGDRGMQSTTQLQFRLGYAPGERFALKEHLGSLGIPVEDMVEAGLLIGGDDIPVPYDRFRDRVMFPITDARGRIIAFGGRALEKDVPAKYLNSPETPLFHKGDNLYNLFTARQAAHDGAPLIVVEGYVDVIAMVTVGFGATVAPLGTALTENQLALLWKMADEPILCFDGDGAGQRAAYRAADLALPHLKPGKSLRFALLPEGQDPDDLARSGGRGAIEEVINLAKPLADVVWSREIEGGSYATPERRAALEARINELTNGIRDEVVRRYYRQDFQQRLQRAFAPESGGGQRGGFRGSYPSRGESAPRFAPRAPFSPGGGGRAGGLSTGGRALGRGPYQAASPQLAASSIMRGQRSAISRREALILQSLLNHPWLLHDHLEEVAALELAHPEAHKLRAGIIAAFSNYSHTDDPAAESARLRASLEKSGYSEQIQKVERAITTKNVWAAQAGAAVEDVLPTWHQLVALHRQWHSLLRELKDAELALGQDSSEANYGWLRDVKARLAEVDGLEALIEGFGESSGRFQRSV encoded by the coding sequence ATGGGCGGGCCAATCGCCGCGTCGTCCTATATTCATGCTCGGTTGCAGAGGCTGTCCGATTTCATGCGCTTTACGCCCCAATTTCTCGATGAACTACGTGCCCGGCTTCCGGTTTCGGAAGTAGTGGGCCGGCGCGTGAAATTGAAGAAAGCGGGCAAGGAATGGAAGGGCCTGTCGCCGTTCCATCAGGAGAAAACGCCGTCCTTCACGGTCAATGACCAGAAGGGATTTTACCACGACTTCTCCAGCGGCCGGCACGGCGACATCATTCGCTTCGTGATGGAAACCGAGGGCGTCTCGTTCCCCGAAGCCGTCGAGCGGCTCGCATCGATGGCTGGTATGGCGCTGCCCGCAGTGACGCCGGATGCCGCGCGTCACGAGCAGCGCCGCAAGACGCTCTACGATGTAATGGATCTGGCGGCGAAGTTTTTTGCTGAGACGCTGGCGTCGCGCAACGGCGCCAAAGCGCGGGGGTATCTCGGCGACCGCGGGATGCAGTCCACGACGCAACTGCAGTTTCGCCTTGGCTATGCGCCGGGAGAGCGGTTCGCACTGAAGGAGCACCTTGGCAGTCTCGGTATTCCCGTCGAGGACATGGTGGAAGCGGGATTGCTGATCGGCGGCGACGATATCCCGGTGCCGTATGATCGTTTCCGTGATCGTGTGATGTTTCCCATCACCGATGCACGCGGACGCATCATCGCCTTCGGTGGGCGGGCGCTCGAAAAGGATGTCCCTGCGAAATACCTGAACTCGCCGGAGACGCCGCTCTTTCACAAAGGCGATAACCTCTACAACCTCTTCACCGCGCGGCAGGCCGCACATGACGGTGCGCCGCTGATCGTGGTGGAAGGTTATGTCGACGTCATCGCCATGGTCACCGTCGGCTTCGGTGCAACGGTCGCGCCGCTGGGCACCGCGCTGACCGAGAACCAACTCGCGCTGCTCTGGAAGATGGCAGACGAGCCGATCCTGTGTTTCGACGGCGACGGCGCTGGACAGCGCGCCGCCTATCGCGCGGCGGACCTGGCATTGCCGCATCTGAAGCCCGGCAAGAGTTTGCGTTTTGCGCTGCTGCCCGAGGGGCAGGATCCGGACGATCTTGCGCGCTCCGGTGGGCGCGGGGCGATCGAAGAGGTGATCAATCTGGCGAAGCCGCTCGCGGACGTGGTGTGGTCGCGCGAGATCGAAGGCGGCAGCTACGCAACGCCGGAACGCCGGGCGGCGCTGGAAGCCCGCATCAATGAGCTCACCAACGGCATCCGTGACGAAGTCGTGCGGCGCTACTATCGCCAGGATTTCCAGCAGCGGCTGCAGCGCGCTTTTGCCCCTGAATCCGGAGGAGGCCAGCGCGGCGGCTTTCGCGGTTCCTACCCGTCCAGAGGCGAATCAGCGCCGCGTTTCGCGCCCCGGGCGCCGTTTTCCCCAGGCGGAGGCGGCCGGGCGGGCGGACTATCCACAGGCGGGCGCGCCCTGGGGCGTGGCCCTTATCAGGCCGCCAGCCCCCAGTTGGCGGCGAGTTCCATCATGCGCGGCCAGCGCAGTGCGATCTCCCGGCGCGAGGCTCTGATCCTGCAGTCGCTGCTCAATCACCCCTGGCTGCTGCATGACCATTTGGAGGAAGTCGCCGCCCTGGAATTGGCTCACCCGGAAGCACACAAGCTGCGTGCCGGGATCATCGCGGCCTTCTCGAATTATTCGCACACGGACGATCCGGCGGCGGAAAGCGCCCGGTTGCGCGCCAGTCTGGAAAAATCCGGATATTCTGAACAAATTCAAAAGGTTGAGCGGGCCATTACAACGAAGAATGTCTGGGCCGCCCAAGCTGGCGCCGCGGTGGAAGATGTTCTTCCGACCTGGCATCAACTTGTTGCCTTGCATCGGCAATGGCACTCCTTACTTAGGGAGCTCAAGGATGCAGAATTGGCTCTTGGGCAAGACAGCAGCGAAGCAAATTATGGCTGGCTGCGCGATGTGAAGGCCCGGCTCGCCGAAGTGGATGGCCTTGAGGCGCTGATCGAGGGGTTTGGCGAATCCTCGGGACGGTTCCAGCGCAGTGTTTAA